DNA from Streptomyces sp. NBC_01476:
GGGGTAGTTGGCGTCGGCGATGAGGGCGTTCTCGGTGGACACGTTCAGGAGGACCGCGCCGCGGTGAACGCCGGGGCCGACCTCAATGCCGCAGCCCTCGGGGAGGCGCGCGTCGGAGGCGAGGGCGTCCGCGTAGCCGGCGAGGGTTTTCCACCGGCCGCCGCCGGGCCCGAACTCACCTTCGAGGGTGAACCCGGCACCGGTGTCCCAGTCTTCAACGCCGACGATCTGTACGACAGTGCCGGCGCAGACACGGGCGATGCGTTCCTGCCACTCCGTGGCCTTCGCTGCGCGCTTTCCGTCCAGGGACGAGCGTTTGGCTTCGGCCTCGGCTGCCGTCTTCTTCTCCGCTGCTTCGGCTTCGACGTGGTGGGCGCCGGCCATGGCCCCGCCGAGACCGAGGGTGCCGATGAGGAGAGATCCCAGGCTCCACTGCGTCCAGGGACTGTTGGCAATGGCGAAGGAGCACCAGGTGCCGGCGCCGAGCCAGGCTGCGGTGCGCATGGCCAAGGTGGTGCCGGTGACGCCCTTCCGGACCCCGGCGATGTGGGTGCCGAGCCAGCCGGCTGCCGCGGTGGCGGCTGCCCAGGACATGGGCATGCCGGCTTCGTTCCCGGCCCAGCCGATGGTCAGGGCGGTGAGGCCGCAGTTGATCGGGCCGGTGACGGGGCCGTGCCCGGCATCCCAGTCGAGTTTCACGAGGTGCTCCGAATCCAGTAGGTGAACGGGGTGGTCAGGAGAGGTTGGTGGTGACGTCCCACATGCGCTCGCCGGCTGCGCCCTTGCGGGGGTTGCGAAGACGGTTGAGGTCGACCTGGTGGAGGGACTCGAACGCGGGCCGCAGTTCGGATGCCATCTCGGCTGCCTTGAGCTGCAGGGAGTGGATCTGCCGCATCATTTCGATGATCTGCGGGGCGAGGGGCTGCCGGGCGTCGGCGTGCTCCACGGTGACTTTCATGGCCTCGGCGGTGAGGCGCAGGGCCTCTTCGAGGCCGGAGAAGTCCTCGCCGACCTGGAGCATCCCCTGGGGGTCGTAGTTCGCGGCGATGCGGGCCATTTCCATGGCGGGGGCGACGAAGTGGTGTCCGGGCATGCTGGTTCCTCCAGTGCTGGCAGTCGGGCTGCTGGTTGTGGTGGGGCGGCGAACGGTCGGGGCGACCACGGGCGGGGCGGCGGTGGGGGTGTTCTTGCCGGCGCGGTTCTTGCGGCGGCGCGCCCACACGTCCTTGAGGCGGGCCAGGGCGGCGTGCCTGTCGCGTTTTTTGATGCCAGTCCAGGCACCGGCGAGGATCGCCCGGATCCCGTCGTGCGCCGCACCGCGCAGGCGCCTTGCCCTGGCCGCCGCGGTCTTCCGGGCGCTTGTGCTGGCGTCGGCTTTCCATGCCTTCTTCGCTCCCCGGCCGATAGCTTTCGCCGCCCGGATCGCCGGGGATTTCGGCCCGAGGGTCTTGCGGGTGGCGGTGGCTGCACCACGACCGAGAGCGGCAGCGGCCCGCGCCGCCCGGGATGCGGCGGCCCGCAGCGTCGGCGACTTCTTCTTGTGGGACTTCGACAACCCGGCCCCGGAACCCCCGCCCGACCCAAGGCCGCCAGAACGGCCCACACCGGTACGGGTTCCCTTCTGCGACCCGGCGCCAGGACCCGTCCGCCCCAGCCCCGTCACGCCGCCACCAGGGCGCCGGGACGAACCCGAACCGGAACCCGAACCGAGGCCGGTGGAACCACCACCGAAAGCGCCACGGCGCGACCCTCCAGAGCGACCGCCACCCGATGCCGAACCCATCCCGCCCCACCCGGCCGTAGCGCTCCCGGAGCGGTGACCGCCACCGCTGTGCCGCGCCGCCAGGTTCCTCTTCACCGTCTTGCGGCGGCGGACAACAGCAGCGGTCGCCCCGGCGGCTGCGGCAACACCGGTGGCGGCGACAGCAGCGACGCCACCTGCCGCGTAGGCGGCGGTCGCGGCGAGGGCCGTTCCATTCCCCGCCGCCCCGAGAACGGGGGCCATCGGGACGCCCCGGCCGGTGCGCTTCCGCGACCGGGAGGACGACTTCGGGGGTTCCGGAACGGGCCACTCCGACGGCCAGGCCAGGACCGGCGAGGGCGGCGGTGCGGGCGTCTTCGGGGTGGTTGGGGGTGCCGCAACCGGGTCTGCCGGAGGGGCTGTTCGGGCGGCCACGGGGGTCTCCTTCGTGGGGCTGCTCCGACTCCGACCGGAGTCGGAGTCGGGCGCGGGTCTGGGAGAAGATCACTGATCAAGGGGGTGGTGGGGTCCGACTCCGACCGGTCGGAGTCGGGTCGGAGTCGGACCCCGGTCGGGTTCAGTCAAGGGCGGGTACGTCGGTCCGGTCCAAGATCTCGGTGCGGATGTTCTTCGCCGTGGAATCGGACACCAGGCCGAGCCCGGCGGCCTCTATGGCGGTGGCGAACTCATTCGCGGTGGGCTGCCTGCGGAGGCTCTTGAACTCCGCGTGGAAGATCGGACCGGCGAGCTCCACCCACTCGGTCATCGATCGGCGGGGTGCCCGCTTGGCGGCTTGTGAACGCCGGCCACGGGGATTCGCCCTGGTGGAACGCTTGCTCTTCGAACCGAGGTGATGCTTCGGCGCCTTGCTGGAGATGAAGTGGACGATGTCCGGCGTCAGCTCGAACCACTCGCTGTCGGCCACCCGGTGTGCACCGAACTTCGCATGCAACGCGCGTTCCAGATCCGTCCCGCCATGGAGCAGGAGCAGGAGCGCGTCCTCTCGCAACGACAACGACGAGACCCGCGTGAACAGGGACTTTGTGTATCCGATCTTGACCCGGCCGCCATTTGCCATGAAGTACACCAGCGCGGAATGAGGCTCGGCGGACGGCATGGCCGCCGCCTGCGCGCTGGCCACCAGGTGAGCCAGCGCCGGAGCCAGCGTCCTGGCCCCCACCGAACGCGCCTGTCGCAGCGCGCCGGCCAGCACTTCCGGCAGGATGCTCGCCGCAACCTGCAGTTTGTGCTCGTCGCACAGGCGGACCGGGGCCGTCAGGGTTGCGATGCGTGCGCAGGGGGCTTCGTCCTGCATTGCCTGGCAGTTCGGTTGATCGTTCGTGGTCATCAGCTTCCAGTCATCGGGCGGACGTTGTCGCTGCCGAGTGCGGCAAGCGCGGGGTTATCCTTCTCGATCTCCGCGCGGACCTTCTTCGCGAAGGCGGGGGAGACGTGCTTGGACTTGATCCGGATCAGCTCGGCAACCATCTCGGACTCGACGGGGCGCCGGCCGAGGGTGTCGTACAAGCCGCGGATGGCCGCCACTGCGGCGCTTCGGCTATCGCCCGTGCCGCTCCGCTTGGCTGCCGCCGTAGCGCTGCGGTGACGCTTCGCGGGATTGCCTTGCGGCGCTTCCGTAGCGGCCGTGGCGGTCGCTTCGTGGCGCTCCTGAACCGTCACCGTGGCGATGTCCGTGGCGATCTCTGCCGTCACGGGAGCGGCGGGGCGTGGCGCCACAGCGGGGACGGGGAGGATCCCCTTCGGGCCCGCGCAGATCGCCACCGTGGCGGTCGCCGAAGTCTTAAGCGGAACCCCGTACTTCGTCAGCCGCAGCGGAATCATGGCGCCGACGGGAGCCTTCGCCCGCCAGTTCCGCCCATACTTGGCGCGCAGCCGCACCCGGTACACGAGGCGGTCCTGCTCGCGCCGGATGACTTCCTCGTAACTGCGCAGTTCCCACAACTTCATCCGCCGCCACAGCCGGAACGTCGGCGCCGGGGCAAGCAGCCAGCGGGTGATCCGGACGGGTTCGATGTGCTTGTCGGCGGTGATGTCGGCGATGCGGCCGACAGCGTGCCGGCTGGCTTCGACGATGACGATGAACAGCACCGGAATCGCTGCGTGCATGCCAACGCCGAGAGGGCGGGGCCACGCCGACGCGGCGTTGAACGCGATCGTCGCCGCGGTCAGTAGCCAGGCGACCTGTCGGAGCAGCGGGAAGGGGATGCGCTTCCAGGTGAGGAGCATGTCGAGTGCGAGGAGGACGACGATCCCGGCGTCGATGCCGATGGGGAAGATGTCGGAGAACCAGCCGAAGCCCTGCTCGCGGGCGAGGTCGCGGACTGCCTTGTAGGAGCCGACGAAGCCGATCCCGGCGATGATCGCGGCGCCGACGGCGGCTATGCCCGCGAGCGTCTTCTGTGCTCGGGGCTTGGTGTCGGGGCGGCTGGTCATCGGTGGACTCTTCTCTGCGGGTTGGTGGCCGGGCTGGCGGGTGGTGGTCGCCGCCGGCCCGGCGGCTGGGGGGTTAGACCTCGTCGATGGGGGTGCGGATGGTGCCGTCGTCGTCGGGCTCGGGCTCGGTGGTGCGGGGCATGGTGTGCTCCTGGTCGTAGTCGCGGGTGGGGTAGAACGGTTGGTCGTGTTGGGGGCAGAGGAGCTGCGGGTCGCCGCAGTCACTGACCGGGTGGGGGATCATTCGTCGTCGGGCTCTTCACGGACCGGGGTGGGGTTGAGCCACTCCTGGGCGTCCTCGTAGTCGCGGGCGGCTTGGGCGAGTTCCTCTTCGGCGGTCACCGCCACCACCCGCGTTTCTTCGGCTGCGGAGCGCTGGCGATGGCGTCATGCCGTTCGGCCTCGGCCTGGTATCGGGCGGCCCGGTCGTAGTTCTGGTCACGGCTCGCGGCGTACTGGGCTGCCGCATCGGGGTCGTATCCGCGCCGGCCCTCGCGTCCGATGGCCCACACGGCGTTGTCGTCCCGCTGGGCCTGGTCGTATGCCTTGGCGGCGGCTTCACGGGATCGCTGGGCGGCGGCCCCGGCTTGGCGGCGGGCGTATTGCTGCTCCGGGGTTTCCATGTCCCGGGCCCGGCGGCTCATCGTGGCTCCCCATGGTTGACGTTGTGCGGGCGGCCCGGGGCGGTCATGGTTTCCGCCCGTGGGTGTGGGGTGTGGCGGTGATGGTCTGGGGGGTGGTGGTGTTGCGGCCTGCGTAGTCGTCGGCGGCTGCCTGGACGGTGGCGGGTTCGGCGAGCACCGTGGACGGCTGGAGCGGCGGGCGCGGGTCCTTGGATGCGGTGGTCACCACTGCTCCCCGGGGATGCGTCCGTCGCGGTAGGTCGCGGAGTCCTCGCGGGCTTCGTTGGCGTGCTGCTGGTGGAACTTGCTCATCGCTTCGTATTGGGCCCGGACCTCGGGTCGGGTCTCGGTGGCCAACGCCTCCTCGGCGTCGCGGGCGGCCTCATCGAAGCGGCTGGCGGCCTTGTCGGAGTGGACGGCGTATGCCTCTAACTCGGCGCGGGACGGACGGCGGCTCATGCGGCGTGCTCGGCGATCTCGCGGCGGGCGTTCTCGGTGTACTGCCGGTCACGCAGCAGGTACGCGAGTTCCGTCTCCAGCCGCAGCACAGTCCGCGACGGGCACACGTGGTTGGGGCCCAGGTTGCCGTTGCACTCGGGGCAGATGCCCCAGTTCGCCGACGGGCGGATGTAGGACGCGGCACGATGCGCGGCAACATCCGCCGGCGACATGTCGGAGATTCCGGGTGACGGAACGTGCTGCCTTAGCGCAGGGGCGTTACTCTGTGGCACAGACCTGCCCTCCTTGATCAGGGGTCGGGTGGGTTAGGCCCCGGTCGGCGTTCCAGCGCCGTGTGACCGGGGCCGTTCCTTTGAACAAGCAGAAGGCTACCCTATGGCAGCCTCCCTGCACTATAGTAAGGGAAACGAAATGAGCCAAAGCCGCCGAGAGGAGCCATCAGTGCCGCGTGTTGGGTACCGGGACATCGCGGAACGCATCCGCGATGCCATCGAGGCAGGAACCCTGCCGCCCGGCACCGAACTGGGCACCAGCAAGGAGATCGCCAAGGAACACAACGTCGCCCCCGGCACAGCCCTCCAAGCCCTCCGACAGTTGGCAACGGACGGCTTCGTCACCCTCCAGCCCAAGAAGAAAGCCATCGTCCGGGAGCGCCCCGAGGCGCGGATCATCGTCCGCGACAGGCACGCCTACCGCGACGAGATCGGCTACTTCTTCGACCAGAACGCAAAGCAGTGGAGGGCCGTAGGAACGCCGCACCTCGGGCTTGCGGTCGCACCGCAGCACATCGCCGACATGCTCGGCATCGAACGCGGCTCAACCGTCATCATTCGGGACCGCGCCATGGGGCCGACGGACACCAACAAGCCACTGCAGATGTCAACCAGCTACATTCCCGTACCCCTGGCGTCCGACATTCCGCCCCTCGGCGAGGCCAACAGCGGCCCTGGTGGAATCTACGACCGCATCGAAGAGCACTTCCGATCGCCGCTCCAATGGCGGGAGACCATCTCGTCGCGGCTCCCCAACGCAGACGAACAGCGCCGGCTTGGCGTGCACTCGTCCGCTCCCTTGCTCGTGGTCACCCGGGAGTCCCGGGTGCGATCGGGTGCGGGGGAAGTGATCGCCGAGGTGAATGAGACGCGTATGGCTGCCGAGCGGTTCGCGGTTTCGTACACCGTCGAGAGAGACGAGTCGGCTCGCTGGCCACGAGAGGACCGGCCCTGAGCGGACAAGCAGAAGGCCGGACGGTGGCAACCGTCCGGCCGTTGCCGGTACGAGACCCGACCGCTTCAAGATGGGAGACCTTGACCAAATGCTGATTCACATACCGGATGACGCCGAAGCAGCAGCAAGCGCTCGGGCTGCCATCGTGGCGGACGAGAGACTCACCTACGGAGCGGTGGGGCTCTTACTCGTCATCTTGGATCACGCTCCGAAGTGGGAGGTCTCGGTAGGCGGCCTGATGGAACGGGCACGAGATCGACGTGGTGACGAGGGTGAAGGGTTGGGTGCTTTGCGCCCGATGCTCGATGAGCTTTACGACCACGGCTACCTCGTGCGCACTGGGCGCAGAGTCGGCGGCAAGCTCGTTCAGAACTATGAGGCGTTCGCGATTCCGGAAGGCTCTGAAGAAGCGAGGGTGCACCCGGACCAAGTTGTCTACGTGATTGGGCAGCATGGGTCGGGAGTGGTGAAGATCGGCACAACGTCTAGCCTCCGCGCGAGGTTGCGCACCATCCAAACCGGGTCCCCGGTTCGACTGGAAGTGCTGTGGAGTTGCGCTGGCGGAAGGCATCTCGAAGCGTATCTGCATGACGCTTTCAGCCCGCTGCGCCTTGAAGGCGAATGGTTCAACTTCGGTCAATACAACCCCGTTGGCTCCGCCCAACGGACGGTTGAGCAGGCCCATCTGATGGGCGTCAGGTAGACGTTCCGATCGTGCACTTCGCAACGCCGACCCCACGACCAACACCATCCCGCACTGCGGGGACTGGGACTGCGACCCCGTTACCCGGATCCGGGACGACGGGACCGGTGGCGAGCCAGCGCGGTGCAAGAAGTGCCACCCCAGCATGCGGTTCTGACGGGTGGTCGGCGCGGCTATCCCGGTTCTTCGGCCTCTTGCTGCGCCTGTTCTCGCTGCTTCTTCTTCAGCCAGTCGTGGAGGGCTTCGATGACGATGTCGCCGTAGGGGCGGTCTTCGGCTTCGACGTACTTCATGACCTCGGCCCATAGCGGCACGGGCGGCCGGAAGCTCTTGCCTGGCGTCTGGCCGGTCTTGGGGCGGGCCATGAGGTGCCTCCTAGGTATGTGTATTACAGGAACACCCTCCCATCTGGGCGAGTGGGTTGACAAGCGGACGTGGCGGGCGCATTCTTGTATTACAGAAACCAGCAGCAGCCAGGGGAGACGGAAATGAACGCGACGGACATGTGGACCACCGCCATCGAGATGGACGAACTGGCGACGCAGCGGACCGTCGCGTGGCACGCCAAGCACCCGGACAGCACCGTCGGTGGCGAACAGACCTACGACGTGGTGGCCACTCGGGACTTCGCCACCCACTGCCGCACTGCCGCGCTGATCGCCACCGTGGACGGCCCCGTCGCCACTATGGAGGGCTGGATCCTGGCGCCGCACCCGCTGATGGTCCGCTGCACCCGATTCGCCGTCTCCGTCACCACCCAGTCGCAGCGGCACTTCGCCGCCGAGGTGGATGACCTTCCGGGGACCGCTGCCGCTCTGTTGCGTATCGCCGCCGAGGCCGCGCTCGCCTGTACCAGCCAGAGCGGCCACTGCGACGACTGCGCCAAGTGGGCTTCGTCCATCCCGGCCGCCTGACTCACCCCGCCCGCCCCAACCCGGGGCGGGCCACCGCTCCCGCCCGAGGAGGGCCGCAATGCTCACGTCCGCTCAGCGTGCTGCGATGATGATCAGCCGCTACGCCGACAGCGCCGACCCGGATCGGCGGACGTCCACGGCCGACGCCCGCATCGCCTACTGCCTGGCGCGCGGCGTGGACATGGACGACATCGACCCGGCCTCCGGCTACGACCGCTCCCGCCGCGCCTACGAGAGCGTGCGCGCGTCCTGGGTCTGGAACATCAAGATGCACGGTTTCTCGGACTTCTACGGCGACGGCGACCGGATCGCCGCCGCCCAAGCCAGTTGGGCGGCACACCGGCCCGGCTTCACCGCCGGCGACGACTGGCTCGCGGACGCGGAGAAGGCCCACCGCGCCTACTGGGAACAGCCCGAGCGGTCCTGTTCCAACCCGCACTGCGACTTCCACCCCAGCGACGACCACGCCGAACTGTTGCGGGTCATCGCTGAGATGGAAGCGGAAGACGCCGCCGGGCCGGCCGACCTCGGTCCGGGGGTGCAGGGCTCGCTGTTCGACTAGCCCCAACCCCCGCCCCTGCCTGCGCTTTTCCTCCTGCGCGTCCACGCAACTGGGTGGCGATCATGGGGAGTTGGCGAGAGAATGAACCTACACAAACTGGGAGATTTCGATCATGCGGCTGCGCATCATCACCGACCACGACCACGCCTTCGGAACCCGCGTCGTCCTGTCCAACTCCGCTGGCGTCGAGGTCTCCCTCGCCGCCCATGACACCGGCGACGACCGCGACCCGACCGCGCTCCTCGACTGCGAACTGCCGGAGTTGACCAGCCTCAGCATCACCGGCGAGATCAGCCATGTCGGCGGCTATGACGCCGAGGCGGACACCCGATGACCGCCCGCGACGATGGTCGTGCCGCCGCCCAGGCGATGCTGCGTACCGATCCGCTGTCGAAGGACAGCATCGACCTGATCGCTGACCGAGTGATGGACGCCTACGCGCCGGGGCATCGGGAAGAGGTGATCGCCGAGGCTGCTGCCGCGCTCCAGGCCGTCATCGACCGCAACGCCCGGTACGCACACCGAAGCCAGAGCCACGTCGCCCTCTGCGGCGCCCGGGAGATCGTGCTCGGGCTGCTCAGCGAGCCCGCCGCCAACAACTCGACCGCTGAGACTGCAACGCATCCCCGCTGCGCTCACTGCGGCGAGCCGTTCGGCGATGTCACCGTCCTCACCACCCCCGGTGGGGCGAACCGGGACGACTACGTCTGGCACGCAGGCCGGCCGCTGTGCGCTGCGGCGGCGATGGCGCATCGTGAGCTCATCAACGAACTCGGGTACATCATTCCGCCGATGCCCGTGCTGGACCCGAATCGGCCGGACGCGTGCTCGGAGCCGCCGTGCAAGGACTCCGAGATCTGCGCCAAGCACGAACTGGCCGCCGAGCATGCGGAGGGCGATCACCGCTACTGCGGTCCGGAGTGTGGCGGCGGGGAGGCGTTGTGATCACCGACCACTGGTTCCGCGAAGGCCCGGTGCGGCCGGACGGCTCCGACGGCTACTGGATCTGCGCCCGGTGCGGTGGCCACCGCGGCTACCACATCCAGGTCGAAGGCGACTGGCGGAAGCCCCTCCACGCCTTCGTTCCTCAGCGTCACTCGCCCGTTCGGTGCCGCCCGTGTGGCAGGCGACAGCGGCACACAACGCACACCCCGCTGTGGTGGGACCAGGTGACCTCGTGACCGCCACCCTCCCCGCGGGCCGCCATTGCCCTGTCCCGGAGCGTGACCACATGCAGCGGTGGACGCAGGCCGCCGGCTGGCACCCGTGGACCGAACCCACCGACGCCCAGCGCCTCGCCCGGATGCGGGCCCGGCGCGACCAACAACAGGAGACCCGATGACGACGGCGACGGGCAGCCGAGTACGCCTGGACACCGAACCCGAAGTCCGCGCCTTCCTCAAGCTGTGCCTCGACCCGGGCCCCGGCTTCCCGAAGCGCACCGTGGCGAAGTTGGCGAAGGTGATGCCGGACTGGCTGCGGGGGCCG
Protein-coding regions in this window:
- a CDS encoding GIY-YIG nuclease family protein translates to MTTNDQPNCQAMQDEAPCARIATLTAPVRLCDEHKLQVAASILPEVLAGALRQARSVGARTLAPALAHLVASAQAAAMPSAEPHSALVYFMANGGRVKIGYTKSLFTRVSSLSLREDALLLLLHGGTDLERALHAKFGAHRVADSEWFELTPDIVHFISSKAPKHHLGSKSKRSTRANPRGRRSQAAKRAPRRSMTEWVELAGPIFHAEFKSLRRQPTANEFATAIEAAGLGLVSDSTAKNIRTEILDRTDVPALD
- a CDS encoding GntR family transcriptional regulator, producing MSQSRREEPSVPRVGYRDIAERIRDAIEAGTLPPGTELGTSKEIAKEHNVAPGTALQALRQLATDGFVTLQPKKKAIVRERPEARIIVRDRHAYRDEIGYFFDQNAKQWRAVGTPHLGLAVAPQHIADMLGIERGSTVIIRDRAMGPTDTNKPLQMSTSYIPVPLASDIPPLGEANSGPGGIYDRIEEHFRSPLQWRETISSRLPNADEQRRLGVHSSAPLLVVTRESRVRSGAGEVIAEVNETRMAAERFAVSYTVERDESARWPREDRP
- a CDS encoding GIY-YIG nuclease family protein gives rise to the protein MLIHIPDDAEAAASARAAIVADERLTYGAVGLLLVILDHAPKWEVSVGGLMERARDRRGDEGEGLGALRPMLDELYDHGYLVRTGRRVGGKLVQNYEAFAIPEGSEEARVHPDQVVYVIGQHGSGVVKIGTTSSLRARLRTIQTGSPVRLEVLWSCAGGRHLEAYLHDAFSPLRLEGEWFNFGQYNPVGSAQRTVEQAHLMGVR